The following coding sequences lie in one Epinephelus moara isolate mb chromosome 17, YSFRI_EMoa_1.0, whole genome shotgun sequence genomic window:
- the LOC126404133 gene encoding uncharacterized protein LOC126404133 isoform X1, translating into MKLLLSSLLLASLCTISSWSVSSGTLVVTQNSDVSVMEGETVNITCCWTLGFGRMRVTWLKNQTNTNKTEISSLINQSQGLMPNEKSNCSHLTLMNVTREDSGRYICKVTVDIPFLKVVNGSGTVITVTAKDNTMDNTSGGHPGSGSSPSQLAIIIPLAAVASLLLIILICFCTLRRRRAQAARVIYEVPHIDSEEAEMDKHSTSSSRGSSQWCQVPVYESFDYFERVQTKESG; encoded by the exons ATGAAGCTTCTACTGAGCAGTCTGCTACTCGCTTCTCTCTGTACCATCTCATCCTGGA GTGTTTCATCAGGTACACTTGTTGTTACCCAGAATTCTGATGTCTCTGTCATGGAGGGGGAGACTGTAAACATCACCTGCTGCTGGACACTGGGGTTTGGAAGAATGAGAGTTACCTGGCtgaaaaatcaaacaaatactAATAAGACTGAGATTTCAAGCTTGATAAATCAGTCTCAAGGATTGATGCCAAACGAGAAATCTAACTGCTCACACTTGACCTTGATGAATGTCACAAGAGAAGACTCAGGGAGATACATCTGCAAGGTGACTGTGGACATACCATTTTTAAAAGTGGTTAATGGAAGTGGTACTGTCATCACAGTTACGGCCAAAGACAACACGATGGACAACACATCAGGAG GACATCCAGGTTCTGGCAGCAGTCCTTCACAGCTTGCCATCATAATTCCCCTGGCAGCGGTGGCTTCATTGCTTCTCATCATTCTCATCTGTTTCTGCACTCTGAGGAGGAGACGAG CACAAGCAGCCAGGGTGATCTACGAGGTTCCCCACATTGACTCTGAGGAGGCAGAAATGGACAAACACAGCACCAGCTCCTCCAGAGGTTCTTCTCAGTGG TGTCAGGTACCGGTGTATGAATCATTTGATTACTTTGAACGTGTCCAGACCAAAGAAAGCGGATGA
- the LOC126404133 gene encoding uncharacterized protein LOC126404133 isoform X2: protein MDNTSGGHPGSGSSPSQLAIIIPLAAVASLLLIILICFCTLRRRRAQAARVIYEVPHIDSEEAEMDKHSTSSSRGSSQWCQVPVYESFDYFERVQTKESG, encoded by the exons ATGGACAACACATCAGGAG GACATCCAGGTTCTGGCAGCAGTCCTTCACAGCTTGCCATCATAATTCCCCTGGCAGCGGTGGCTTCATTGCTTCTCATCATTCTCATCTGTTTCTGCACTCTGAGGAGGAGACGAG CACAAGCAGCCAGGGTGATCTACGAGGTTCCCCACATTGACTCTGAGGAGGCAGAAATGGACAAACACAGCACCAGCTCCTCCAGAGGTTCTTCTCAGTGG TGTCAGGTACCGGTGTATGAATCATTTGATTACTTTGAACGTGTCCAGACCAAAGAAAGCGGATGA
- the LOC126404146 gene encoding protein S100-P-like: protein MSQLETAMALLMQTFDKYAAAEGDKNTLTKNEVKTLLEKELPDLIKAAKDKGQVEKLLKGMDFSGDQEVDFSEFIVMVAALTCACHGRSCKK, encoded by the exons ATGAGCCAGCTAGAGACAGCCATGGCCCTCCTGATGCAGACCTTTGATAAATATGCTGCTGCTGAGGGCGATAAGAACACCCTAACGAAAAATGAGGTGAAGACTTTGTTGGAGAAGGAGCTGCCTGACCTGATCAAG GCTGCAAAGGACAAAGGCCAGGTGGAAAAGCTGCTGAAGGGTATGGATTTTAGCGGAGACCAAGAGGTCGACTTCAGCGAATTCATAGTGATGGTAGCTGCCCTCACCTGTGCCTGCCATGGCCGCTCTTGTAAGAAGTGA